CTCATAACATTGCCAAAGTGACCACATGTATGCATCAAGACACCCCTCTCGAACAACCTCCTCCTAACCTCACTTGCTAATTCCGCTCCTGGTTCCTTAGTTGATTTATTCTTAACGAGCTCAACACCAATCATGAAGCCGATACCCCTTACATCGCCAATTATTGAATATCTCTCAGCAATATCCTCAAAGGTCCTCCTTGCATAATCACCAAGTTGTAAAGTCCTGTTAAGTAAGTTCCTAGACTGTATGTACTCAATAACCGCGGCACCAGCAGCCAGGGCCAGTGGATTAGACCTATAGGTACCTAGATGAAACATCTCCGGTAATTTCTCATCATACTCAGCCCTATAGGCCACCACGGACATTGGTATGCCACCGCCAATCGCCTTGGAAATACACATGACATCAGGCGTGACACCGAAGTGCTCCACAGCCCACCACCTACCAGTCCTACCAACGCCAGTCTGTACCTCATCGGCTATGAGGAGTATGCCATGCTTATCAGCAATCTCCCTAAGGCCCCTCAGGAAGTTCCTTGGCGGCACTATGTATCCACCCTCGCCCTGTATTGGCTCAACGAGTATTGCGCCAACCTCACCAATGCCAGTATATGGATCACTGAGTAGGTGGTCTATGTAGTTAAGCACTGCATTGCCGCAGTCCTCAGAATCCTTTGCTGGCAATGGACACCTGTATGGGTATGGGTATGGAACCCTGGCGACATTGATTAATGGTACACCCGCGTATGACTGTAATTCCGTCTTTGCAGTAATTGCGACTATTCCCTGGTGAATGCCGTGGTATGCGCCCTCAAATGCCATTATCACGGGCTTCTTAGTGACCCATCTGGCTAGGGCTATTGCCGTCTCACAGGCATCAGCTCCAGTGACACCAAATATTACCTTTGCCTTGCCCCTAAGGTCTCCAGGGAGTATTGAGTGCAAATTCCTTAGGAATCTAATCCTAGCCTCGCTGGGTATCTCACTCATCCAATGCCAGTAATGATCGAGTTGTTCCCTAACGGTTTGCTGTACGTATGGGTTATTATGGCCAACATTAAGCACTGCAATACCAGCCACCCAATCAATGTAATAATTGCCATCAACATCCCTTATCGTCGCGCCCCTAGCAGTATCGATAGCAAACCTAAAGGCCTTGGGATAAGTAACACTATTGGTTTCAAGTTCATGCTGGATATTCAATAACTCCAGGGACTTGGGTCCAGGGGGCTTAACAATTATTTTAGGTGCCTCAGGAAAACTCAAGCTCTCTAATTCCTCCTCAATCGTCATAATACATCCTCCAACATCCACCTATTTAAATTTTGCTGATTCTATATTAATACACGATATAATACTTAAAAGTAATTTTATTTGCAATGTGGCATAAATAGCATTTTGTATTTAGATACGTTATTGACAATAATAAATAATGCTTAAAAGTCGAACCTATTAACACTCATGATGAGTCTTGAAGACATGAGTAGGGAGGGTACGTGGTTCATCGAGTTTAATACGCCATTTAGTTACCATATTAGGGGTATCAAGAGAGTTTTATACAATGGGGTCACTAAGTATCAGAGGGTTGCCATTGTTGAGTTCGAGGACTTGGGTAAGGCATTGGTGCTTGATGGTAAGACCCAGAGTACTGTGTACGATGAGTTCATTTACCATGAATCACTGGTTCACCCAGCAATGATTGCTCATCCAAACCCGAGGAGGGTACTTATTCTTGGTGGTGGTGAGGGTGCAACTGCCAGGGAGGTCCTTAAGCATAGGAGTGTTGAGGAGGTTGTCATGGTTGATATCGATGATGATGTCATCAAGATCTCCAGGGATTACTTACCGGAGATGCATCAAGGCGCCTTTGATAATCCAAAGTTAAGGCTTATAATTGGTGATGGTAGGAAATTCATAGAGGAAAGTAAGGATAAATTTGACATAATAATACTGGACTTAACAGACCCACTTGAGGGTGGTCCATCATACCTACTATACACGGTTGAGTTCTATACGATGATTAAGGATAGACTTAATGATAATGGTTTAATGGTAACCCAAGCAACATCAACATTCTACGCACTATATACCTTCGCAGCAATATACAGGACAGTGGCCTCGGTATTTCCCGTAGCGAGAGCATACCATACCTACGTCCCATCATTCGATAGCACATGGGGCTTCGTAATAGGATCAAAGGGGCTAGACCCAGTCTCATTGACACCTGAGGAGATTGATTCAAGGATTAAGAATAGGATTAACGGTGAGTTAAGGTACTATGAAGGCGATATTCATAGAGTTCTCTTCACCCTACCAAGGCATATAAGGGCGCTTCTTGAGAATAAATCAATAAAGCCAGCAACGGATAAGAACCCCACATTTTTGCCTGCATAATTATCCAAACATATTTTATTTCATTAAAGGGCATAATTAATATTATTTCTTATAATTCACATAACTTACATAACATTTTTTCCGTTATTCATGTTATTATAAAATAAAATTAAAGAAATAAATAAAAATATGTAAATTATACATTCATTTCGTATGGGAGTCATAGATATAATAAATAATGTTAAGGGAGACTATGTAAATAAGACCAGGAAGTCGGAACAATTATATAATGAACTAGCTAAGTACACGCCCTATGGTGTACATAGTAATTGGCGTATTTGGGATCCATACCCATTATTTATGAGCAGAGCCAAGGGCTCGCGCATTTGGGATGTTGATGGTAATGAATACGTGGACTTCTGCATGGCATTTGGCGCATTAGCCACAGGTCATGCTCACCCTGTTTTAATTGATGAGATCTCGTCATTCATAGGTAACGGAACTATTTATGGCTTTGAAACCGAGTATAGCGTTAAGTTGTCAAGGATATTAATTGATAGGTTTAGTATGGATATGGTTAGGTTCTCAAACACTGGTGGTGAGGCAACGGAACTAGCCACTAGGTTAGCTAGGGCATACACTGGGCGTAAGTACATACTTAAGTTTGAGGGTCATTACCATGGGTCAAGGGACACATTAATGGTTGGGCTTAAGCCAATACCTGCCAGGGCGGGTCACCCTAAGACGCCTAGGTCAGTACCAGCCAGTTGGGGTGTTCCTGAGGATATTTACAGGACAGTGCTTGTTGCTCAATGGAATGATGAGGAGAGTGTTGAGGAGGTATTTAGGAGGTATGGTGATGAAATTGCTGGTGTCATCCTTGAACCAATAGCCATGAATATGGGCTTCATACCGCCCAAGAGGGGATTCCTTGAGTTCCTAAGGAGGATAACCAATGAGTATGGTTCAGTATTAATATTTGATGAAGTGAAGACATCAGGTAAGTTCTATGGTGGTGCTGAGGAATACTTTGGAATTAAGCCTGATATCAAGGTTATTTCAAAGGCCATTGGTGGTGGATTCCCATTCTCGGCCGTGTTGGGTAAGCGGGATATAATGGAGTTAGTGGGGCCGAATAAGGTTGCTCATGGAGGCACATTCAATTCCAACCCACTATCAGTGTACGCGACCTACGTAACACTTACAAGGATACTCACTAGGGATGATATGAGTAAGGCGTCAGCATTGAGTGAGGAGATCGGTAAGGCATTAAATGATATACTCAGTGATAATAAGATACCTGCATACGTAGTATATGCAGGTCTCAGTGGAGGTGCATACTTAACGAGATCCAAGGCTGAGCTTCACAATTGGAGGGACTTCGTGAAGTACGTAAACCTAGATGCAATGTACATATACTTAACAAGCATGGTTTCAAAGGGGGTAATTCCACAATGTATAGCACCTGATGAACAATGGACAGTATCAGTTCAGCATACGAAGGAAGATGCTGATAAGCTTGTGGAGACTGCCAAGCATGTTATTGATTTATTAAAGCAGAGCGGTTATGGTGAAGTATTTAAGATAGAAGAGGCATTCTAACCTTTTGCTATTTTATTCACTTGTCTTGCCTTTATTGACATTGCTTGGTATGTTATGTTTGCGGCCAGTAGGCTCGTTATGTTTGCCGTATCAAGTGGTGGTGATACCTCAACAACGTCAAAACCAACAAGCTCGAAATTAATGTTGGCTAACGACCTAATTATCAACAGGGCCTCTCTACTTGTGAAACCACCTGGCTCCCTAGTTCCAGTACCTGGTGCGTAGGCTGGGTCTACGGAGTCTATGTCAAAGGAAACATAGACACTACCACTTAATGAATTCCTCAACTCATTAATCAACCAGTTGATACCCTTGGCATCAACCTCACTCATCGTTATAACCCTAATAGGCACTGGTGAATTCCTCGGGTACTCAAGATCAGACTTGTCATACTGAGGACCCCTAATACCAACCTGAATAACACCCCTAATTAGACCCTCCTCAATGGCTCTCCTAACCCACGTACCGTGGGTATACTTCTCACCCCAATATTCATCCCAATAATCAAAGTGGCTATCGAAGTGTAGGACGAGCGGCTTGAACCTCCTACCCACAGCCCTAAGAACACCGAGTGTTATACTATGATCACCACCGGCAATGAATGGTGTTGCACCCTGATCAATCACACTGCCTATGGTCTCCTCAATCCTATCCAAAGTCCTAACAACGCTGGTGGGTATAACATCAACATCTCCATAATCCACAGCCCTAAGGGCGATAAAGGGGTAAACATCGAGGTCCATGTTGTACGGCCTCAACAACCTAGACTCAGCCCTAATGAATTGAGGACCAAGCCTAGCCCCAGTATAGAATGTTGCACCACCATCAAATGGCACACCAACGAAGGCACCAAGAACACCATTACCCTTTAGATCTCTAACGAGTGGAAGTCTTGCAAACGTTATGGGCTGAGCAAAACGGGGAGACTTAAGAGCATCCAACGGAGAGCCAGCATAACTCCAAGGCCAGGACATAGGCATCCCTGGGTACCAGGTAATTTTAAATATTTTTTAATATTTTTGTGATAACTATTATTAATAATGTGAGAGAGTAAAGCTTTTAAATAGTAAAATATGTAAAAGTATATGCCGGAGGAGACTGAGAAAAAACCTACGTTATTTCTAAGGGAAGCCACTGGTTTGGTTAGGGAGGTAAGCCCATGGGCCTCGGTTAGTGCAATATTTGGCCTGGTAACTGGTGGCGTTCCATTGCTGATTGCCTCCTGGCTTTTCCTCGCTCCTTCGACTAATGGCATTTTCTCATGGACAACGGGCTACATAGTCACACTGTTACCCACCCTGGCCATGGCATTCCTATTCTACGTAGCTGGCGTCACAATGCCGAGGTCCGGCGGTGACTACGTATTTAACAGTAGGGCTAGTCACCCACTGATTGGCTTGGCGAATTATATGGCGTTGTGGATAGCCTTCGCATTATCGCTGGGCGTCTACAGTACATTGGGTGCCACATGGCTTGGTGATTTACTCACTGGACTCGGGCTCTTTTATAATAATTCGTACTTCCTAAACCTCGGCACATGGATAACATCATCAACCGGCACTGCAATAGTGGCAGTAATACTAATAGTATATGCCGCGTTACTATCCATACACCCGAGGATACAGTGGTCATTCATGAAGTGGAGCGGTGCAGTCACTCTTATTGCTACATTGATTGCCTTTGTAGGCTTTGCCATGGTTAATAAGTCCGTATTCTTTCATAACCTGGCTAACCTAACTGGTGTTTCTGACCCAGTTGGTACTGTGGTTAGTGATGCCGAGAAGAATGGACTTACATTCTTTAACCCAATTTATGCAGTTGCCCTAACCATAGCACCAATCTGGTACTACTTCACGTGGTATAACCTTGGTGCCTCCTGGGCTGGTGAAATGAAGCAGGTCAGGAGGAACATGTTCTACTCAACAATATGGGCCGTAATTATTGTAGCCATTTACTACATGATCTTCACCGACCTATATATCTATGCCTTTGGTAATAGGTTCACAACTGCATATGCATTTCTCTATAATGAGGGTATTAGCGACCCGGTTGTCAAT
This is a stretch of genomic DNA from Vulcanisaeta moutnovskia 768-28. It encodes these proteins:
- a CDS encoding aspartate aminotransferase family protein, with the protein product MTIEEELESLSFPEAPKIIVKPPGPKSLELLNIQHELETNSVTYPKAFRFAIDTARGATIRDVDGNYYIDWVAGIAVLNVGHNNPYVQQTVREQLDHYWHWMSEIPSEARIRFLRNLHSILPGDLRGKAKVIFGVTGADACETAIALARWVTKKPVIMAFEGAYHGIHQGIVAITAKTELQSYAGVPLINVARVPYPYPYRCPLPAKDSEDCGNAVLNYIDHLLSDPYTGIGEVGAILVEPIQGEGGYIVPPRNFLRGLREIADKHGILLIADEVQTGVGRTGRWWAVEHFGVTPDVMCISKAIGGGIPMSVVAYRAEYDEKLPEMFHLGTYRSNPLALAAGAAVIEYIQSRNLLNRTLQLGDYARRTFEDIAERYSIIGDVRGIGFMIGVELVKNKSTKEPGAELASEVRRRLFERGVLMHTCGHFGNVMRFMAPLVLTKRHLDEGTRIFEDVIRELSRETR
- the speE gene encoding polyamine aminopropyltransferase, whose translation is MMSLEDMSREGTWFIEFNTPFSYHIRGIKRVLYNGVTKYQRVAIVEFEDLGKALVLDGKTQSTVYDEFIYHESLVHPAMIAHPNPRRVLILGGGEGATAREVLKHRSVEEVVMVDIDDDVIKISRDYLPEMHQGAFDNPKLRLIIGDGRKFIEESKDKFDIIILDLTDPLEGGPSYLLYTVEFYTMIKDRLNDNGLMVTQATSTFYALYTFAAIYRTVASVFPVARAYHTYVPSFDSTWGFVIGSKGLDPVSLTPEEIDSRIKNRINGELRYYEGDIHRVLFTLPRHIRALLENKSIKPATDKNPTFLPA
- a CDS encoding aspartate aminotransferase family protein; translation: MGVIDIINNVKGDYVNKTRKSEQLYNELAKYTPYGVHSNWRIWDPYPLFMSRAKGSRIWDVDGNEYVDFCMAFGALATGHAHPVLIDEISSFIGNGTIYGFETEYSVKLSRILIDRFSMDMVRFSNTGGEATELATRLARAYTGRKYILKFEGHYHGSRDTLMVGLKPIPARAGHPKTPRSVPASWGVPEDIYRTVLVAQWNDEESVEEVFRRYGDEIAGVILEPIAMNMGFIPPKRGFLEFLRRITNEYGSVLIFDEVKTSGKFYGGAEEYFGIKPDIKVISKAIGGGFPFSAVLGKRDIMELVGPNKVAHGGTFNSNPLSVYATYVTLTRILTRDDMSKASALSEEIGKALNDILSDNKIPAYVVYAGLSGGAYLTRSKAELHNWRDFVKYVNLDAMYIYLTSMVSKGVIPQCIAPDEQWTVSVQHTKEDADKLVETAKHVIDLLKQSGYGEVFKIEEAF
- the speB gene encoding agmatinase is translated as MSWPWSYAGSPLDALKSPRFAQPITFARLPLVRDLKGNGVLGAFVGVPFDGGATFYTGARLGPQFIRAESRLLRPYNMDLDVYPFIALRAVDYGDVDVIPTSVVRTLDRIEETIGSVIDQGATPFIAGGDHSITLGVLRAVGRRFKPLVLHFDSHFDYWDEYWGEKYTHGTWVRRAIEEGLIRGVIQVGIRGPQYDKSDLEYPRNSPVPIRVITMSEVDAKGINWLINELRNSLSGSVYVSFDIDSVDPAYAPGTGTREPGGFTSREALLIIRSLANINFELVGFDVVEVSPPLDTANITSLLAANITYQAMSIKARQVNKIAKG
- a CDS encoding APC family permease, with product MPEETEKKPTLFLREATGLVREVSPWASVSAIFGLVTGGVPLLIASWLFLAPSTNGIFSWTTGYIVTLLPTLAMAFLFYVAGVTMPRSGGDYVFNSRASHPLIGLANYMALWIAFALSLGVYSTLGATWLGDLLTGLGLFYNNSYFLNLGTWITSSTGTAIVAVILIVYAALLSIHPRIQWSFMKWSGAVTLIATLIAFVGFAMVNKSVFFHNLANLTGVSDPVGTVVSDAEKNGLTFFNPIYAVALTIAPIWYYFTWYNLGASWAGEMKQVRRNMFYSTIWAVIIVAIYYMIFTDLYIYAFGNRFTTAYAFLYNEGISDPVVNALSSIGPFPPFFLLVATGSVALYLIAWFAFWWPNTYSNVPLITALVRYLFAWAFDRVAPAKLGEVSEKYHTPTWALITAAVIGFIGAMMYIFITWLSIVDITIVFETSYAIFAIIAAVMPYVRRNIYERYVPIKTKIAGVPLITWIGIAAFAFLVWALYETWGNPVLLPTNILTYESLVVMYGLGIVMYLVARWYNNRKGINIDMLFQEIPPE